The region CATCGAACCGTTGACCTTGGTTTGGGTGATGATCGGAGCAATGACGATCGCAGTGTTGGCGAGCGTCTTGCCGGCGATACGGGCGGCACGGATGCACCCCGTCCGCGCACTCCGTTTTGAATAATCGATTGGCGATTCGATCTCACCAGTCATTTGACACTGAATTCCCTCCGCTGCCCCCCCAACTCCCCGAACACCATGTCCGATTCCATTGTCCTCCGTGCTTGTGGTTTGAAAAAAAGCTACCACAAGGATCGGATCGCAGTTCCCGTTCTTCGTGGCGTTGACTTGGAAGTTGAGCAGGGCTTGGTCACCGCTCTGGTAGGCCGCAGCGGTAGCGGGAAAAGCACACTGATGCACTTGCTTGCGACACTGGACCGCCCCGATGAAGGCGAAGTCTGGTTTCAAGGCAGCCGAGTCGACAATGCCTCGCGGGCCAAACGCGACCAATTCAGAAACCATGACATCGGCGTGATCTTTCAGTTCTATCACTTGCTACCCGAACTCTCTGCGATCGAAAACGTTTTGGCACCGGCGATGATCGGCCAGAGTTTCTTTCGCTACTTGAAAAATCGAAGCGAAAACCGGAAACGAGCCGAAGCGATGTTGGATCGAGTCGGTCTATTGCACCGGGCAACCCACCGGCCCAACGAAATGAGCGGTGGAGAGATGCAACGGGTCGCGATCGCTCGCGCATTGATGACCGATCCGAAACTGCTGCTCGCCGATGAACCGACAGGCAACCTGGATACCGAAACCGGTCATGACATCCTGATGCTACTCGATGAACTGAACCGTACCGATGACCTCACGATTTTGATGATCACCCACGACGACGAAATCGCGGCCGGCGCCGATGTCTGCTGGCGGATGAAAGACGGCTTGATCGAAGACAACCGCGCACCGCAGGCGGCCGCGGCGTAAGAGCCTATCCAGAAGCCGCGACCAGTTCGGTCGGAATACATTCGCTTCCGGATCGGTTCCGGATCAACGAAATGCTTACAGTCGATCGTTGAGATAATCCAATCGGCGAATCAGCTGGCCTTTCTTGTTCACCGGCACGATCAGTTGCAACTTGCTGGTATCCATCTTGTAGTCATGGAAATCCGTCAGGAAGACGATCGTGTTGAGGATCCGTAGGGCTTCGGGTTCATTGGTCGCACGTTCCATCGATCGTCGCATGAACGGTTCGGTCTCGATGTCGGTGTTCATTTCGAGGTATTCGGCGGCGCGAGCGACGACCAGTGGTTCGACGTCGGTCAATCGTTTTTCGATCAGCGGCACCAGTGTCTGTGCTTCGTCGCCAAACGTGCTGCAAGCAATCAATGCCCAATAGCGTACCCACGCGTCGGACTCCTGTTCGGGGTCCAGAGCGCGTTGCAGTTGCGGCATCGCTTCGGCAAACGGCAGCAACGACAAGTTCACCGTGTCGATATATTTGACGATCTGACCAGAATGTGATTGGGCGAATGCGATCGGATTCGGTGTCGCCTCATCCACCATCACCGCTTCGGTTACAAAGCTTAGGTCGGGCATTGACTTTAATCGATCGTCAAGTTGGCGGCGCATCGTTTGTAAACGCGATTGCTGACCGGGATCGTCGGCCAGATTGTTTACCTCATGCGGATCACTACTGAGGTCATACAGCGCTTCGGCCGATTTTGGTGCGAAGAACTGCGCGGCCGGTCCGGACAACTCGCCCGCCTGATATAGCTTTCGCCATTGTTGGTAGGCGGCACACTTGTAGCGATAGTTGTTCTGCAGCCCGTCCGGATAAAACGGTTCGAAGTTGCGAACATATTTCCAGTCGCCGATTCGCAGCGTGCGAATCAAGTCATACTTTTCGTCAAACCGATCGGCATACCCAAATGCCTCGTCACGCTTGTCGACCTTTTCCGGATCGGCATCCATTCCCAAGAATGGTTTTCCGTCGACACCTTCGGGTTGCTCAAGTCCGGCAAGACTTAGCACGGTGGGACCGAAATCGACGAACTCGACGAAACCTTTGGTGCGGCTGCCGAGCGTGCGGCCGGCCAGAGCTTTGAATCGTTCGGGAACGCGGACGACCAACGGAACGTGTAGGCCCGATTCGTAAGCGTAGCCTTTCGAACGAGGCAACACGCCCCCGTGGTCACCGAAATAGAACACGAACGTGTTCTCAAGTTCGCCGTCGGCTTTCAATTCCTCGATCACGCTGGCGACCTTCTGATCGATGATCATCATTCGGTCGTGATAGCGAGCACGGGTGTAGCGAAACAGCGGGGTGTCGGGGAAATACGGCTGAAGTTTGACGGACTCTGGGTCAGTTTTGGTCGGACTATCGGTGACGTCCGAGGCGGGAAAGTGCAGTTGGCTTTCGTGTGAATCCGTAAAGGTTCGGACATGAAAGAACGGTGCCGACTTGTCGTTGCGGTTTCGCCAATGGGCTTTGCGGTTCGATTCGTCCCAAACGTCCGAACTTTTCACCGCGTTGTAATCTTCTTTGCTGTTGTTGCTGGTGTGGTAACCGGCTTCACGCAGGTAGGCCGGAAACATTTGTACGCCCGGCGGCATCGTGGCTGCGGTGTCCCGGCGATGAAATTGCGTCGCGATTCGCGGGCCGTAGCAAGCGGTGATTAACGTCGTACGAGCGACCGAGCAAACCGGTGCGTTGGAAAACGCGCGGTCGAACGTGATCCCATGGGCTGCCATCGCTTCGATGTTCGGTGCCGGCGCCCCGGCGGGATCGAAATGACGCAAGTAATGGATCGAATTGTCCTCGGACATGATCCAAACAATGTTGGGCCGCCGCGGGGTGGAATCTGTGCCGGAATCAGCGTCTTCGGTCTGGGCATTCAGCCGAGACGTAAGCGTAGGAAGCAGTGTTAGTAACGTGGCGGCGACCAGGAATGATCGCCAGAGGGGGGTGCGGTTCATTTATTTGAGCTTTGTCAGCGAAGCGAAAAAGGGAGTCGAGATTGGATCGTGGGACGAGGAATTGGCTCGGAAACGGAGTCTGGGAAAAGTCAAGTGAGGGTGGCTTGTCCGATAAAGCGTTGATTTTACCCAAATTACGTCGTTGGGGACCGGAAGTTCGAAAACAAGGCTTGCCGTATCGGGGCGACCCTGGGCATAATTCGCGGCTCGAAATTAATCCCACTCCTCTTGATTGACGACCGTCACTGGTTCATTTTCGATGTCAAAGAGCAAGAAGAAAGCCGAAACGATCTTCCTCGTTTGCGAAGAAACCGGCGACTACAACTACACACTGAAACGTAAGCCGGGCGGCGAGA is a window of Roseiconus lacunae DNA encoding:
- a CDS encoding ABC transporter ATP-binding protein yields the protein MSDSIVLRACGLKKSYHKDRIAVPVLRGVDLEVEQGLVTALVGRSGSGKSTLMHLLATLDRPDEGEVWFQGSRVDNASRAKRDQFRNHDIGVIFQFYHLLPELSAIENVLAPAMIGQSFFRYLKNRSENRKRAEAMLDRVGLLHRATHRPNEMSGGEMQRVAIARALMTDPKLLLADEPTGNLDTETGHDILMLLDELNRTDDLTILMITHDDEIAAGADVCWRMKDGLIEDNRAPQAAAA
- a CDS encoding sulfatase-like hydrolase/transferase, which translates into the protein MNRTPLWRSFLVAATLLTLLPTLTSRLNAQTEDADSGTDSTPRRPNIVWIMSEDNSIHYLRHFDPAGAPAPNIEAMAAHGITFDRAFSNAPVCSVARTTLITACYGPRIATQFHRRDTAATMPPGVQMFPAYLREAGYHTSNNSKEDYNAVKSSDVWDESNRKAHWRNRNDKSAPFFHVRTFTDSHESQLHFPASDVTDSPTKTDPESVKLQPYFPDTPLFRYTRARYHDRMMIIDQKVASVIEELKADGELENTFVFYFGDHGGVLPRSKGYAYESGLHVPLVVRVPERFKALAGRTLGSRTKGFVEFVDFGPTVLSLAGLEQPEGVDGKPFLGMDADPEKVDKRDEAFGYADRFDEKYDLIRTLRIGDWKYVRNFEPFYPDGLQNNYRYKCAAYQQWRKLYQAGELSGPAAQFFAPKSAEALYDLSSDPHEVNNLADDPGQQSRLQTMRRQLDDRLKSMPDLSFVTEAVMVDEATPNPIAFAQSHSGQIVKYIDTVNLSLLPFAEAMPQLQRALDPEQESDAWVRYWALIACSTFGDEAQTLVPLIEKRLTDVEPLVVARAAEYLEMNTDIETEPFMRRSMERATNEPEALRILNTIVFLTDFHDYKMDTSKLQLIVPVNKKGQLIRRLDYLNDRL
- the rpmG gene encoding 50S ribosomal protein L33, with product MSKSKKKAETIFLVCEETGDYNYTLKRKPGGEKLRLKKYCPRVRKHTWHAEKKK